The Acidobacteriota bacterium genome includes a window with the following:
- a CDS encoding alpha/beta hydrolase, producing the protein MATVSGGRRVDLLGRGATWVHEVEGPPGAPVLLLLHGLAATALLNWSTSFVALARGFRVVALDHRGHGRGIRRIGAFKLEDCADDAAALADRLGVERVIPVGYSMGGAVAQLFWRRHPDRTAGLVLCATGSSFGGPRAKRAASALGPLLSLAARVAPQSVWNDMGERMLENVQDPGRRLALKEELATTEPASVIEAAAALARFDSSPWLGEVDVPAAVVQTEQDGHIPPRYQALMADAIPGAEVHRVDADHYACVARPDVFVPTLFRACRSIALRGAPVRAAPAAAS; encoded by the coding sequence GTGGCAACGGTATCGGGCGGGCGCCGCGTGGACCTTCTCGGCCGGGGTGCGACCTGGGTGCATGAGGTCGAAGGCCCTCCCGGCGCGCCGGTCCTCCTGCTGCTGCATGGTCTCGCGGCTACCGCGCTACTGAACTGGTCGACGAGCTTCGTGGCCCTGGCGCGCGGCTTTCGGGTCGTCGCGCTCGATCACCGGGGTCATGGCCGGGGGATTCGACGGATCGGCGCCTTCAAGCTGGAGGACTGCGCCGACGACGCGGCGGCCCTGGCCGATCGGCTGGGCGTGGAGCGGGTGATCCCGGTCGGTTACTCGATGGGCGGCGCGGTGGCCCAGTTGTTCTGGCGACGTCACCCGGACCGGACCGCGGGTCTCGTGCTTTGTGCGACGGGTTCCAGCTTCGGCGGGCCGCGGGCCAAGCGGGCCGCCTCGGCGCTCGGGCCGCTGCTGTCGCTCGCGGCTCGGGTGGCGCCCCAGTCGGTGTGGAACGACATGGGCGAGCGGATGCTCGAGAACGTCCAGGATCCCGGCCGGCGTCTGGCATTGAAGGAGGAACTCGCAACGACGGAGCCGGCCTCGGTCATCGAGGCCGCCGCCGCGCTCGCACGCTTCGACTCGAGCCCATGGCTCGGCGAGGTCGACGTGCCGGCCGCGGTCGTCCAGACCGAGCAGGACGGGCACATCCCGCCCAGGTACCAGGCGCTGATGGCGGATGCGATCCCGGGCGCGGAGGTTCATCGGGTCGACGCCGATCACTACGCCTGCGTGGCGCGGCCGGACGTGTTCGTTCCGACTCTGTTTCGAGCTTGCCGTTCGATAGCGCTGCGCGGCGCGCCGGTGCGGGCCGCGCCGGCTGCTGCCTCCTGA
- a CDS encoding haloalkane dehalogenase — protein sequence MKVLRTPDEHFANLPDFDYEPRYTVVPRGDGEGEGLRIHHVEAGPADGPLVLLMHGQPTWSFLYRRMIPVLAERGMRVMAPDLVGYGRSDKPTERDDYTYQRQVDWLSAWLRSNGVEHATLVGQDWGGLIGLRMVALDPARFDRVVAANTGLPLPMNVPEETMEKIAKFRAEAPTPTIMEMQQQISRMGSRVPAMKFAYWQKWTWETEDIPVGMLLAGSVDGVTLTPEEVAAYDAPFPDPSYKAGIRAMPSRVPTLPNDPSVRAQVEAWKVFSEWTKPFLCAFSDNDPVTGAARRPFEERVPGAQGQPHATIEGGGHFLQEGRGAELATIVAAFIDSTPAGG from the coding sequence ATGAAGGTCCTCCGCACGCCCGACGAACACTTCGCCAACCTGCCCGACTTCGACTACGAGCCCCGCTACACCGTCGTTCCCCGGGGAGACGGCGAAGGCGAGGGGCTCCGGATTCACCACGTGGAGGCCGGCCCGGCGGACGGTCCGCTGGTCCTTCTCATGCATGGCCAGCCGACCTGGAGCTTCCTCTACCGCCGGATGATCCCGGTGCTGGCGGAGCGGGGTATGCGTGTGATGGCGCCCGACCTCGTCGGCTACGGCCGGTCCGACAAGCCGACCGAGCGGGACGACTACACGTACCAGAGACAAGTCGACTGGCTGAGCGCCTGGCTGCGCAGCAACGGCGTCGAGCACGCGACCCTGGTCGGCCAGGACTGGGGAGGCCTGATCGGCCTACGCATGGTGGCGCTCGACCCGGCCCGCTTCGACCGCGTCGTCGCCGCGAACACGGGCCTCCCCCTGCCGATGAACGTGCCGGAAGAGACGATGGAGAAGATCGCGAAGTTCCGTGCCGAGGCGCCGACGCCGACCATCATGGAAATGCAGCAGCAGATCTCGCGGATGGGGAGCCGGGTTCCGGCGATGAAGTTCGCGTACTGGCAGAAGTGGACCTGGGAGACCGAGGATATCCCCGTCGGGATGCTCCTCGCGGGCAGCGTCGACGGAGTGACGCTCACGCCCGAAGAGGTCGCGGCCTACGACGCGCCCTTCCCCGACCCTTCCTACAAGGCCGGGATCCGCGCCATGCCGAGCCGGGTGCCGACGCTGCCGAACGACCCCTCCGTGCGGGCCCAGGTCGAGGCTTGGAAGGTGTTCTCGGAGTGGACGAAGCCGTTCCTCTGCGCCTTCTCGGACAACGACCCGGTGACGGGCGCGGCGCGGCGGCCGTTCGAGGAGAGGGTTCCCGGTGCGCAGGGCCAGCCGCACGCGACGATCGAGGGCGGCGGGCACTTCCTCCAGGAGGGCCGCGGCGCGGAGCTGGCCACGATCGTCGCCGCTTTCATCGATTCGACGCCGGCCGGCGGCTAG
- a CDS encoding SIS domain-containing protein, whose protein sequence is MLGWTLDAPAYLDRLRDELERIDAAAVERWADFVFDVWTRESTLYLIGNGGSAAAASHLSVDLGKGTVATNNLRDESHRRLRVVSLTDNVPWITAVANDLDYEQVFVQQLMSAAADGDALMAFSGSGNSPNVVAAVDWANRRGLRTFGLTGFDGGKLKQLQQDGLHVALDDMGMVESIHVCLFHWIVDDVYARTQQTGRHA, encoded by the coding sequence ATGCTCGGCTGGACGCTCGATGCCCCGGCGTATCTCGACCGGCTGCGCGATGAGTTGGAGAGGATCGACGCGGCGGCGGTGGAGCGCTGGGCCGACTTTGTCTTCGACGTCTGGACGCGGGAGAGCACGCTCTACCTGATCGGAAACGGCGGCTCGGCCGCGGCGGCGAGCCACCTGAGCGTCGACCTGGGCAAGGGCACGGTCGCGACGAACAACCTGCGGGACGAGTCCCATCGTCGGCTGCGGGTCGTCAGCCTGACGGACAACGTGCCCTGGATCACCGCGGTCGCGAACGACCTGGACTACGAGCAGGTCTTCGTCCAGCAACTGATGAGCGCGGCCGCCGACGGCGACGCCCTGATGGCGTTCAGCGGTTCGGGCAACAGCCCGAACGTGGTGGCCGCGGTGGACTGGGCGAACCGGCGCGGCCTCCGAACCTTCGGCTTGACCGGGTTCGACGGCGGCAAGTTGAAGCAACTTCAGCAGGACGGCCTTCACGTCGCGCTGGACGACATGGGCATGGTCGAGAGCATTCACGTGTGCCTCTTCCACTGGATCGTGGACGACGTCTACGCCCGCACGCAGCAGACCGGACGGCACGCCTGA
- a CDS encoding carbamoyl-phosphate synthase large subunit, translated as MKLLIANRGEIAVRIARAAAELGIPTVAVFSEDDARSLHASRADESAALPAAGPAAYLDGEQLLRVADEHDCDAIHPGYGFLSENAQFARSCIDAGICFVGPPPEALELFGDKARARVLAERQGVPVVPGVSEAVTLEQARSFFDELPAGASMLIKAVGGGGGRGMRVVRTADEIEDAYRRATSEAGAAFDTDGVFVEQLLSGVRHVEVQVAADDSGAVRHFGDRDCSLQRRHQKLIEIAPAPALPDGVRSALREAAVALASAAGYRNLGTVEFLVETGNRTEPRYYFIEANARLQVEHTVTEEVFGVDLVHLQLELARGQLLADLGFGGDGAAPRGHAVQARVNMETMAADGRVVPGGGVLATFEPPSGPGVRTDTFGYAGYQTNPRFDSLLAKIVGRTPAEDLGAALARTSRALGDFRTDGIDTNASFLRALLGHAEVRAWSVHTRFVDERLTELVEAATGLGDQPCQAGKAGDAGRGLAGVKVDAVDPLAVLDHGKSGAPSVNLPSAEPPPVDSTPVPEGLTAVRAPMQGTVLSLETEPGQEIAAGQILFIMEAMKMEHEIRSNVGGVLRHLRAAVGDAVWEGHVLALVEEGDVAAAAGDEETEVDLDAVRPDLAEVLERHAVTLDDARPEAVRKRRNTKQRTARENIDQLCDEGSFVEHGQLVLTPGTGLPKEEVIRKFPTDGMVTGVGSINGELFPDDRNRCVVMAYDYTVLAGTQGALNHPKTDRMVELAHRWKRPVVLFAEGGGGRAGTGGKRKGGASTTKAGQGRSDETYRPLDTPTFTSFARLSGLVPIVGITSRFCFAGNAALLGCCDVIIATADSSIGMGGPALIEGGGLGVFRPEEVGPMDVQVPNGVVDVAVENEEEAVAVARQYLSYFQGRTESWEAPDQRLLRRIVPENRLRVYDIREVIHTLADTGSVLELRPEFGLGMVTALVRIEGRPVGILANNPEFLSGAIDSDGSDKGARFLQLCDAFDVPVLVLCDTPGMMVGPEIERTALVRHCCRLFVVGANISVPSLTIVLRKAYGLGAQAMAGGDLKEPFFTVAWPTAEFGGMGLEGQVKLGFRNELAAIEDPEERRARYEELVAAAYERGSALTAGASFAVDDVIDPADSRRWIARSLDSVPPPPVRNGKKRRNIDTW; from the coding sequence ATGAAGCTCCTGATCGCCAATCGCGGCGAGATCGCGGTCCGTATCGCCCGCGCAGCGGCGGAACTCGGCATTCCAACGGTCGCTGTCTTCTCGGAGGACGACGCCCGTTCGCTCCACGCGTCGAGAGCGGACGAGTCCGCGGCCCTCCCTGCCGCCGGGCCCGCCGCCTACCTCGACGGCGAGCAACTGCTCCGCGTCGCTGATGAGCACGACTGCGACGCGATCCACCCCGGCTACGGTTTCCTCAGCGAGAACGCCCAATTCGCCCGCTCCTGCATCGACGCCGGCATCTGCTTCGTCGGCCCGCCGCCGGAAGCGCTGGAACTGTTCGGCGACAAAGCGCGGGCTCGCGTCCTCGCGGAGCGGCAGGGCGTGCCGGTCGTCCCGGGAGTCTCGGAGGCGGTGACCCTGGAACAGGCTCGCTCGTTCTTTGACGAACTGCCGGCCGGAGCCTCGATGCTGATCAAGGCAGTCGGCGGCGGCGGCGGCCGCGGGATGAGAGTCGTCCGAACGGCCGATGAGATCGAAGACGCCTACCGGCGAGCGACCTCCGAGGCCGGCGCCGCCTTCGACACGGATGGCGTGTTCGTCGAGCAGTTGCTTTCCGGCGTGCGCCACGTGGAAGTGCAGGTCGCCGCCGACGACAGCGGTGCGGTCCGCCACTTCGGCGACCGCGACTGCAGCTTGCAGCGCCGCCACCAGAAGCTGATCGAGATCGCGCCCGCGCCCGCGTTGCCGGACGGTGTGCGCAGCGCACTGCGCGAGGCGGCGGTCGCTCTCGCCTCGGCGGCCGGCTACCGCAATCTGGGCACGGTCGAGTTCCTGGTTGAAACGGGCAACCGGACCGAACCGCGCTACTACTTCATCGAGGCGAACGCCCGGCTCCAGGTCGAGCACACGGTCACGGAAGAGGTCTTCGGCGTCGACCTCGTCCACCTCCAGCTCGAACTCGCCCGCGGCCAGCTTCTCGCCGACCTGGGCTTCGGCGGGGACGGCGCGGCGCCGCGCGGCCACGCGGTTCAGGCCCGGGTCAACATGGAGACGATGGCGGCGGACGGCCGCGTGGTTCCGGGCGGCGGCGTCCTCGCCACCTTCGAGCCGCCTTCCGGGCCGGGCGTGCGCACGGACACCTTCGGCTACGCCGGCTACCAGACGAATCCTCGCTTCGACTCCCTGCTGGCCAAGATCGTCGGGCGCACGCCGGCCGAAGACCTCGGCGCCGCGCTGGCGCGGACTTCCCGCGCGCTCGGCGACTTCAGGACCGACGGCATCGACACGAACGCTTCCTTCCTGCGCGCGCTGCTGGGCCACGCCGAGGTTCGGGCCTGGAGCGTCCACACCCGCTTCGTCGACGAGCGCCTGACCGAACTGGTCGAAGCCGCGACCGGACTCGGCGACCAACCGTGCCAGGCCGGCAAGGCCGGCGACGCAGGACGAGGTCTGGCCGGCGTCAAGGTCGACGCCGTCGATCCGCTCGCCGTTCTCGACCACGGCAAGTCCGGAGCTCCCTCGGTGAACCTGCCCAGCGCCGAGCCGCCGCCCGTCGATTCGACTCCGGTTCCCGAAGGGCTCACCGCGGTGCGCGCGCCGATGCAGGGCACCGTGCTCAGCCTGGAAACGGAGCCCGGTCAGGAGATCGCGGCGGGCCAGATCCTCTTCATCATGGAGGCGATGAAGATGGAGCACGAGATCCGATCGAACGTCGGCGGCGTACTCCGCCATCTCCGCGCGGCGGTCGGCGACGCGGTCTGGGAGGGCCACGTTCTGGCCCTGGTCGAGGAAGGGGACGTGGCCGCCGCGGCGGGGGACGAAGAGACCGAGGTCGACCTCGACGCCGTCCGACCCGATCTCGCCGAGGTACTCGAGCGCCACGCGGTGACCCTCGACGACGCCCGGCCCGAGGCCGTCCGGAAGCGGCGCAACACGAAGCAGAGGACGGCGCGGGAGAACATCGACCAACTCTGCGACGAGGGCAGCTTCGTCGAACATGGACAACTCGTGCTCACGCCCGGTACGGGGCTCCCGAAGGAAGAGGTCATCCGCAAATTCCCGACGGACGGCATGGTCACCGGCGTCGGTTCGATCAACGGCGAGCTCTTCCCTGACGATCGCAACCGCTGCGTCGTCATGGCCTACGACTACACCGTCCTCGCCGGCACCCAGGGCGCGCTCAACCATCCGAAGACGGACCGGATGGTCGAACTGGCGCACCGCTGGAAGCGGCCGGTCGTACTGTTCGCCGAAGGCGGAGGCGGCCGCGCCGGCACCGGCGGCAAGCGGAAGGGCGGCGCCTCGACGACCAAGGCCGGCCAGGGCCGCAGCGACGAAACCTACCGACCGCTCGACACGCCGACCTTCACCTCCTTCGCCCGGCTCTCCGGACTCGTGCCGATCGTGGGCATCACGTCACGGTTCTGCTTCGCAGGCAACGCGGCGCTGCTCGGCTGCTGCGACGTGATCATCGCTACCGCCGACTCGAGCATCGGCATGGGCGGCCCGGCCCTGATCGAGGGCGGCGGGCTGGGCGTGTTCCGGCCGGAGGAAGTCGGCCCGATGGACGTCCAGGTGCCGAACGGCGTCGTCGACGTCGCCGTCGAGAACGAAGAGGAAGCGGTGGCCGTCGCCAGGCAGTACCTGTCCTACTTCCAGGGCCGCACGGAAAGCTGGGAAGCGCCCGATCAGCGCCTCCTGCGCCGGATCGTGCCCGAGAACCGCCTGCGCGTCTACGACATCCGGGAGGTGATCCACACCCTGGCCGACACCGGCAGCGTGCTGGAACTGCGGCCCGAATTCGGCCTCGGCATGGTGACTGCTCTCGTCCGCATCGAGGGCCGGCCCGTGGGCATCCTCGCGAACAACCCCGAGTTCCTCTCCGGCGCCATCGACAGCGACGGCTCGGACAAGGGCGCCCGCTTCCTGCAGCTCTGCGACGCCTTCGACGTTCCGGTCCTCGTGCTCTGCGATACGCCGGGCATGATGGTCGGCCCCGAGATCGAGCGCACCGCCCTGGTGCGGCATTGCTGCCGCCTGTTCGTCGTCGGCGCCAACATCTCCGTGCCCAGCCTGACGATCGTGCTACGCAAGGCCTACGGACTCGGCGCCCAGGCCATGGCCGGCGGTGATCTGAAGGAGCCCTTCTTCACCGTGGCCTGGCCCACCGCCGAGTTCGGCGGCATGGGACTCGAAGGCCAGGTGAAGCTCGGCTTCCGCAATGAACTGGCGGCGATCGAGGACCCCGAGGAGCGCCGCGCCCGCTACGAAGAACTGGTCGCCGCGGCCTATGAGCGCGGCAGCGCCCTCACCGCCGGCGCGTCGTTCGCCGTCGACGACGTGATCGACCCTGCCGACTCGCGGCGCTGGATCGCCCGCTCTCTCGACTCCGTGCCGCCGCCCCCGGTTCGCAACGGCAAGAAGCGCCGCAACATCGACACCTGGTAG